In Harpia harpyja isolate bHarHar1 chromosome Z, bHarHar1 primary haplotype, whole genome shotgun sequence, a single window of DNA contains:
- the LOC128137340 gene encoding acylamino-acid-releasing enzyme-like: MLRDRALAPGYGFKRAPADEPVPPGRSGRRGSGGGGGGPAGAKRGPERRGLRQLRLPRPPGGAATRAVARAPQPMGGAARRRPRPSFPEVPALVPLPSRRHDMEPPVLSSTEEMVELYRELSRHPGLSAACLGPDITTQYGGKYCSLYTEWSQRDLARAENVKFCRQYLIFHDGVSVVYSGPAGTCSEIKDELLSRESPSGALKAVLRKVPGKEKEKEKQFLEVWDQNRKVKSIDLTALDKHGSVYDDDQFGCLAWSHSETHLLYVAEKKRPKAESFFQSKAPELGASDEDTGHPRKEDAPLKGEQFVYHEDWGEALSTRSVPVLCALDIEGSSVSVLEGVPEHLSPGQAFWSPGDTGVVFVGWWHEPFRLGLRHCTNRRSALFYVDLTGGRCELLSEDTRAVWSPRLSPDRCRIVYLENDALGPHQQCSRLRMYDWYTKHTSTVLEAVPRQAWGTFPGIYCGALPGLCWAADSRRLVLDTAQRSQQDVFVVDTVTGTTTSLTADAPQGSWSVLTIDRDLLVARFSTPSCPPTLKVAMLPDTGREAQARWVCLQDAPPVPGISWGIRTLRPPPEQEHPQYGGLDFDAILLRPSEGPAAQKPPLVVMPHGGPHSVFTAGWMLYPAALCRVGFAVLLVNYRGSLGFGQDSVASLPGNVGTQDVRDVQLCVERVLQEESLDAGRVALVGGSHGGFLACHLLGQFPDTYHACVVRNPVVNIASMVATTDIPDWCLTETGLPYAPDALPDPAQWTEMLRKSPMCYVDRVRAPVLLLLGEDDRRVPPKQGLEYYRALKARGVPTRLLWYPGNNHALAGVEAEADGFMNMALWLLKHLRC; this comes from the exons ATGCTGCGGGACCGGGCCCTGGCCCCTGGCTACGGCTTCAAACGGGCGCCCGCGGATGAACCGGTGCCTCCGGGCCGGAGCGGccgccgggggagcgggggggggggggggggcccggccggggcgAAGCGCGGACCCGAACGTCGAGGCCTCCGGCAGCTGCGCCTCCCGCGCCCACCAGGGGGCGCCGCAACGCGGGCGGTGGCCCGAGCGCCACAGCCAATGGGAGGTGCGGcacgccgccggccccgcccctcctTCCCGGAAGTGCCGGCGCTGGTGCCGCTCCCGTCCCGCCGCCACGACATGGAGCCGCcg GTGCTGTCGAGCACGGAGGAGATGGTGGAGCTGTACCGGGAGCTGAGCCGGCACCCGGGGCTCAGCGCCGCCTGCCTCGGCCCCGACATCACCACCCAGTATGGGGGCAAGTACTGCAGCCTCTACACCG AGTGGTCGCAGCGGGACCTGGCGCGGGCCGAGAATGTCAAGTTCTGCCGCCAGTACCTGATCTTCCATGATGGGGTCTCCGTTGTCTACTCGGGACCTGCCGGTACCTGCTCCGAGATCAAGGACGA GCTGCTGAGCCGGGAGTCCCCCAGCGGGGCGCTGAAGGCTGTCCTGCGCAAGGTCCCCggcaaggagaaggagaaggagaagcagttcctggag GTCTGGGATCAGAACCGCAAGGTGAAGAGCATCGACCTGACAGCGCTGGACAAGCACGGCAGCGTCTACGACGATG ACCAGTTTGGCTGCCTGGCCTGGTCGCACTCGGAGACCCACCTGCTCTACGTGGCGGAGAAGAAGCGTCCCAAGGCTGAGTCGTTCTTCCAGAGCAAAGCTCCCGAGCTGGGTGCCTCCGACGAGGACACGGGGCACCCCAGGAAGGAAGATGCTCCCCTTAAG GGCGAGCAGTTCGTGTACCATGAGGACTGGGGGGAGGCGCTGAGCACCCGCAGCGTGCCCGTCCTCTGCGCCCTGGACATCGAGGGCAGCAGCGTCTCGGTGCTGGAGGGCGTCCCGGAGCACCTCTCTCCCGGCCAG gcTTTCTGGTCCCCCGGTGACACCGGTGTGGTGTTTGTGGGCTGGTGGCATGAGCCCTTCCGCCTGGGGCTGCGGCACTGCACCAACCGCCG GTCAGCACTCTTCTACGTGGACCTGACGGGTGGGAGATGCG agctgctctccgAGGACACCAGGGCCGTGTGGTCCCCCCGGCTCAGCCCTGACCGCTGCCGCATCGTCTACCTGGAGAACGACGCCCTGGGCCCCCACCAGCAGTGCAGCCGCCTCCGCATG TACGACTGGTACACCAAGCACACCAGCACAGTGCTGGAGGCCGTGCCACGGCAGGCATGGG GCACCTTCCCGGGCATCTACTGCGGCGCTCTGCCGGGGCTGTGCTGGGCGGCCGACAGCCGCAGGCTCGTGCTGGATACGGCCCAGCGCAGCCAGCAG GACGTGTTCGTGGTGGACACGGTGACGGGCACCACAACCTCGCTGACGGCCG acGCCCCCCAGGGAAGCTGGTCTGTCCTCACCATCGACCGGGACCTCTTGGTGGCCAGGTTCTCCACCCCTAGCTGCCCCCCGACACTG AAAGTGGCCATGCTGCCCGACACCGGCCGGGAGGCGCAGGCGCGGTGGGTCTGCCTGCAGGATGCCCCCCCCGTGCCTGGCATCAGCTGGGGCATCCGCACCCTCCGGCCCCCGCCGGAACAGGAGCACCCTCAGTACG GAGGCCTGGACTTCGATGCCATCCTCCTGCGCCCAAGCGAGGGCCCCGCCGCCCAGAAGCCCCCCTTGGTCGTGATGCCCCATG GAGGTCCCCACTCTGTCTTCACGGCCGGGTGGATGCTGTACCCGGCGGCGCTCTGCCGCGTGGGCTTCGCCGTGCTGCTGG TGAATTACCGCGGCTCGCTGGGTTTCGGCCAGGATagcgtggcctccctgccaggcaACGTGGGCACGCAGGACGTGCGTGACGTGCAG CTCTGCGTGGAGCGGGTGCTGCAAGAGGAGTCACTGGATGCCGGACGGGTGGCACTGGTGGGCGGCTCGCACGGGGGTTTCCTGGCGTGCCACCTCCTCGGCCAGTTCCCCGACACCTACCACGCCTGCGTGGTCCGCAACCCTGTGGTGAACATCGCCTCCATGGTGGCCACCACCGACATCCCCGACTG GTGCCTGACAGAGACGGGGCTGCCCTACGCACCTGACGCCCTGCCGGACCCGGCCCAGTGGACAGAGATGCTGCGCAAGTCGCCTATGTGCTACGTCGACCGG GTCCGCGCgcccgtgctgctgctgctgggggaggatgACCGGCGCGTGCCCCCCAAGCAGGGGCTGGAATATTATCGTGCCCTCAAGGCCCGGGGGGTCCCCACACG gcTGCTCTGGTACCCGGGGAACAACCACGCGCTGGCTGGCGTCGAGGCCGAAGCCGACGGCTTCATGAACATGGCGCTGTGGCTGCTCAAGCACCTGCGGTGCTAA